The nucleotide window gCATTGACCATGTAAATTAGGGTAGGCAATGTGCTGGGTGGCTCAGCAGTGTGGGACCGGGGCTTGAACCCCTAAACTTGGCACGAGTGCTGGTCCAATCATAAAGTTGGGCCACCATTATACAATAAGAACAAACAATTTAGAGAAACTTGTGATTCACAATTACCATATGTGACACTGGTTGGATCTGGGTGATGTTTTAACAATccaaatcattaaaaataaataaataaaataaaaaccaaccTTGATTGGACTATGTGGGGCCATCTTTTGTGCACTTCTGAACTGTTGAATCACATAGGATGCTGCAGAAGAAAGGTTTCATATCGACTTCTGGCTATTGTGGTAGATTTCTCCTCATCTAGCTGATGGGACACTTGATCCTGCTCGTCCTGGAGTGGTGTTGACCTTTGGAGTGATATTGAACCATCAAATTGGGCATTGGAGCAGCGTAGAGCCTTGGACTGTTGATTGCAATTGTTAGAAATTCTCACACAAACCAATTGGAACAATCCGTTAAGGCCTGATCTGCAGTTGGGAGAGTACCTGCatataaaaaggaatgatcagaaCACGATAACTGGTCTGGAATGGATTGAGGTTTTTTATTGAGATTAATGCATCAATAATTTCTTGAAGAGTTATTTGGTACCATTGAGCATAATGGTTCATAGACCAAGAGTGAAAAAATTGCGTACTTGTAATGCAAATTAAATTGTCCATTTCATGAGAGCTAGTGTAGATAGTCATCAACATAAAAATCCGATTAATCAGATGATCCCGACCTTTTGATAAATAAACAATTGTTGTTGATTTTAGAACCATGACTATTTTCACCTTATAAGGAGTGAAATGGCCTAAGTTTTACCTTGCAAGATCgaaatggtgtagcccacttgatggaaagctcagatcaaCTACTTCTCTGCTATATTGGTACGCGTACCTACATGCAGTTGGACAGAACTCCCAATGCCTAAGCAGACCAAAGAATCAAACAAGACAGTTGATTACTTGTCAGGACTCCCTGCCGAACAAATGTatcagaaagaagaaagaaaacaaacagTAAATCATGTGAGTCCTACAACATCCAATCTCACCTTTCTTAAAGTCTTCAATAACTTCAGGAATTCCCCTTTTGTTGTCAATTCCAGTATCCAAAGAACTCAAATCACTCCTAATCGCAGCCTTTCACATTGGAATCTTTAACAACAAATAGCACCTCTTAAACAGTCCTCACCTGAAAAACTAAGTAATTGAATCATCAAGCATCAAAAGATATTCATGTGCAGCAAAAGCTTCAGTCAGTTCACAGAGAAACACATCCTTCTCATATTTTTATCTGATGTAATTAGGCAATTCAAATTGACTTAATAACACCAAGATGATCATGCAAAATATATAACTATAAGGTACCACTTTTACTTTGCACTTCAATCCACCAAATGCAAACATCAGTCAGTACTCAGTTACACTAGGCTGGATGTTCGATTGATCAAAACCAGTTTCGCTAATGACCATGACAATCTCATTGACCTAATCAGGTTTCACATCACCATCCTACCATGGCGAGGTTAATTTGAAATCTTACTTAAACTAGAATTTCAAAGGATTGTGATATTGGgttatttttcttcactttctGTCGATTTTCTTCACAAACCCATGTTGAACATTGAAGGCAGTGACAATGGTATTGTTGAAATAAATGGAACTTCAATACAAATCAAACAAGGGGCTATGATTCAATTTGTTAAAATTACTTACCAAATGGTAGGGGTTAGATGTACTGAGAGCACCCAAGAACAGCACAAAAATCCTGGTCTAGGTGACAGTAGTCAGAAAAACCAGCCATCATAATCTCACAAGTTTTACAACTACATATAATTTGTTGGTTCAAATTGTGCCAGCCACCATTAGTGATAGAACTTGAAAAGCTGTGTTTGGAAACCAAAGTGAAATACCAAAAGTTGCTAACGTTCCTGGCATTCAAAACGAGGAAGTAGCTctcaaattgcaattgcatttcCTCGATTCCAGCTTGAAATCAGCAAAATTGCAATGTGGATCTCAGGCCTTCAATATGAATGTGAAAGAACAGAACTCTGATTTGGTTATTCCCACTTTGTAAGAGGGAATTGTAATGCAGTTCAAAGTGCATCTAAACACACGCAAAATGGAACTAAAGTATGgagtacaaaataataataataataataataatgataataataataataataataataataataataataataataataaagcaataggACTTCCGTCCTGCTGGACCTGGTTCCCACAACAAAGAGACTACCCTTCACTAACCTTGGATTGGAACAACAGCATAAGGTGTTTCTTGTTAGAGAGTGAACACAAAAACATTGTTGAGAATGAGAAGTGCCATGATATTCAAGGACTGGTAGGATTTATCTTAATGCAGCTCTTTTTTCAAAGGAGTAGACTACAGTGATTGTTCACAGTTGTCTCATTCACCATGCACATGATctggtaaataaaaaataaaaaatcctctaCTTGGTATAAATGCACGGCAATCTGGAATTTGGACTGAAATAGTGGGGCATAGCCAGATACCAGAACTAATTAATGATCATAGCCATCTTATTTCATtcgttaaatttagactattgaaCAATTTCTTCATCTATAACTGTAAGCATCCATTTGATAGCAAGCTATAGGATGGTGCTCAATTTGAAATGTTCCATCCACAACCAGCCCCACGATTTGGACAATCTAAATTTAAGTGCATGCTTGGCAAATGTATGTTGGATCTGACACCACAAAAGGCGACAAGCGAATATCACCGAATTCTTCTCCATTCAAGAAAAACAGTTCCAAATTGAGTTCTAGAGGCCAgaccacaaaaaaaataaataaataaataaataaataaataataataataataataataataataataataaataaataaataaaaatgatgtAATTAACGGCCTACAATACCCATAAATGTAGATTCATGGCCAGATAACAATGTAAGTTTTTTAAATAATAGCTCAAAAATTAGATAAGTGGGGCATTATTCATGACCACCATGATTAATTTGCATACACCCACTTTCCATTTTAGAAATCCAAGTAGTACACTTCTGTTCCAAATCAATTACCAAAATGGAAAATGTGCATGAGTGAATAAATTCAGGTAGATATCAATTCCCTAAAAAATGAGCAGTCTGCAACTTCTGCTACTAAGAgaaacaagcaaaaaaaaaaaaaaaactgaaatttgagAAGCAAGCGTCAAGACAAACCAATGCATTCTTTCCCAATATAATTAGATGAAAGTCTACAATTTTAGTGCAGGTCCAGCATCTTCAGACATGGCATCTAATCCTTCAAATCCCATTTTGCCTCGATACACTGTTATTATTTTGGGAATAATCTCCTGATACTTTATAATAAATCTTTCCAAGAAGGCCTTGTCGCTAAGAACCAATGCAGTTCTTATAATGGAATCCTTCTTAATAAGACCTTTTGACATTAGAATCTGAAGGACTGAACATCTCGGTATGATCCTCTTCTCCAAACTAGACATAAGTATACCCGGGTGTCTAGAAAGATCTGATGGCTTCCAATCCATCTCTTTCACGAAGAAATTCATTACtctcttgatcttcttctccGACGTTGCCATGCAAATAGGTTGCACTTTGAATGCCGAGAGGAACTCATCCTCGGACCACCCCAAGCTCCGATAAACAGCCACCTTCTGTTCCCACTTCAATCTGCTCATTATTGACACCAcctgaatggctaggatgaaattCCCGGTCGACGGATTGAAACCCATTTCCTTAACCATAGCGACGATCTCATTCAACCGTTCAGCAGTTTGCGTCAGCACTCTGGGCTGAATTGTGATCAATCTCACAATCCTGGATTCGGGCACGCCTTGGTCACGCAGCATCGTGATGTTGGGTTCCATTACTTTTTGGAGATCATATCGGAGAATGTGGGTTGAATGCTGGATGCAACAGATGACGCGTTCGTTGGTGCGGACGCAAGCTTTAAtgaaattaatggatggaatgatTTGGTTTTGTAGGCTGCGATGCCAGAGGCTGTAGTCCCAAGAGAGGATCTTAGCAAGGGTTGCGCTTGGAATGCCCAAACCATGGAAATATTGGAACTTGGGCATGAGGGTTTTGTTGGGATCGGCTAAGAGGAGTCGTGGGCACTTGGCAATGAGATTTGTGACTTGGGTTTTGGTGAATCCATGATTCCTGAAGAATTTGAGGACAGAATCTGGATTTTGAGCTGATTTGAGTTCCATTTTTTGGGAAGCAGAGAGGGCTGAGTGGGGAGAGAGTCCACATGAGTTGATGAGGTATGAGAGTGTAAAAGAGGAGGGTGTTGCTTGGGTTTTGGTGGGATTGTTGGTTGAGATGTTAGAGAAGGATCTTAGAGAAGATGGGTTTTGTtggaagaggaaaagaagaaagagagaacgaGGTGTTGAGTATTTGGTGGTGATGGGGATATGGCGTTTTCTTCTAATGCTGATGAAATGAAACATTGGATTAAATGAATGAAAattcatagaagtattgagataGACAGATTGTCATGGGTTAATCTCTATTTCAAGGAGAGCAAGTAGAACCCTGTATGAAGAAGCAAAGAGGCCCCATGTAGACCTGGGAAGAATAGGGCCTGGAGATAGTATGAACGACAGAACTTTGAAACAGTGATGGAGgtgtggattttttttattttttatttttgggttagcttgttagtacacacccatgtcagtacacacactccatgttggccacccccgctagggatcgataccaagacctggTGGAGGTGTGGAAGAGACGGAAGCATGGGTCCGTTTTAGATGTACCATGCACCCAACTTAAAGATTAGGTTGGATCCGCTACGGTGCTTCATATGTCAAAAATAACCTACACCTTGACGTGGGGAGCCAATGGGACCGTGTGCGTGACATCTAAATAGCCCATATGTGCAGCCGCTTGTATTATcaagggctgaaagttgggccggtttaacccgaccgacccgtgactgaccagacattgggttgggtttgggcaaGATATTTTGCATTCGGTCTTGAGCTTGGGCTGTACAAACACCAAcctaataaaacttgggttggcctcaagttgaggttttgggttgcccaacccaacctaacctaacccgaacccaatcaatatataagttacttagaAATTATAATTGAATGCGGATTGTCCGTGAAGGCACAGAAAATTTCACTGCCGTCGGGTTTTATTAGTCCACATCATTGCTgttgactcaagctaacaagatacgtcgatagattgcatgctatacaacacgacttttaaaggagcagttgtcctatattttagcttgtttgttaaaaaaataaaatgaaattctttatgataaataattacatatataattaataaaattacagGTACGAAAAATAAGATGTAtatttaaatataatagactaaatataataatgaaaatattagcatgtatccacccaaccaacccgaccaagcccgcttgggctagacttgggttgagaattgctgattcgaggttgggttgggttgggttagggttaaggtataggaaccttgggttgggctagagttgagcaccaacccaacccaacgccCGGCTTTCAACCCTAGTATTATCCTCGGCGTCCGGCTGCTTCAAAACTGTGAAAGCAGTTTAGGATACTTTTAACtagatcattttttattttttattttgttaaaaatGTGTTTGTTAACATCTTTACTGATCTTTTTCTACATATGACAGTTATTTTTAGAGAAGAAAATTGCAGTTTCCATAATATAGTGTTCTGTGTAAGTGTTGTTGGTGGTTCTTTTGATCATCTTAGTGggccttattttttatttcactaTCAAGCGTTGGTTCAACCATATctagggacgtggatttcctatgAAAGACTTTTGCAAGATGTTCATGCGCAAGGATGTTGGTAgggccactgcaatgtatgtgagaaatccttttgtccatccgttttgagagatcaattTAGGAAATACCAAAAAGAAATgaagtggatacaaaactcaagtgggtcacgagAGGGGAAATCGGAGAatgaaattcctaccgttgaaaccttcctgggctccactttgatgtttgtatactatccaaaccatttataaggtcattaccaatgggatgaagtgaaaacaccacaAAGAtaacctgatacaaaacttttatagccataagaatgcttcaacggtgcttacTGAATTCATactatttcctcttgtgtggcccacttgagtgttggatacacctcatttttacccgcaaatcctaaaataatctataaaaatggatggacggggtggatttatcaaaaacatctcagtgggccccacgagaAGCAAATTGAGTAGTAACTCACTaagcttagcgtactgagtaaactctatgagctccaccatgatttatttatttcatcagttccgtctatatattttatcaaataattttagggcttaagataaaaaatgaagcatataaaatattcaaatggaccacaccataggaaattgtattgaatgtctactattgaaaaattcttgggggccacagatgttttggatcaagcttatatttgtgttttccctccatccatgtctttatgatcttatgaacaggttggatgacaaatagacatcattgtgggacctagcaaggcttcaatggtggaaatcattatccccactgtttcctatggtataatccacttgatatttggatatgcttcaattttgagctcaaccccttaaattagatggaaaaacggatggacggtgtggatagaccacatacattcaaggtaggcccaactgagtttacttagcacgataagagcgtactgactaCTCGGTACTTAATCCGATTTCCTTATCATTCCAatgcgcggattggatactacccTCGCCTGTTCCGAGCCCGTCACAGGGGGCCACCTAATGTTTAACTtctatccacaacgtccatccatttttccataacaTTTTAGATTATTGGTCGAgtaataaggtagatccaagctTATATGAACCACATGATAGAGATTAAATTCAtgctgttgaaaaattcttaggaaccatagaagttttatatcaagatggtatttattttttcactttatccatacgaccatatcaacaggttggatggaaataaacaagttggaccttaagaagttttcaatggtgagtgtcctTAGCACTgttgtgtggctcatttgagccttggatctgccttagttttatttctatgctctaaaatgatatataaaaatagatggacgatgtggataaaagtaataaatcacagtggcccctccgTGGCCCGCGAGGCCTCCACGTGATCCACGCCCATCATTCCATATCTGACCACCCTTGATCCATAACTCTCTAAACCCATAGGTGCATTTAGTTCTCCAACTAATTCCCAGCCTCTATCATCTCTGTTGCTGCCCCATCTTCCTCGTCTCCACCTGCCCGTTGAAGCTATTCGCTCAAACTAGCAATATACATTGCTAAATCTAGTTACCGATTGATTCGTATCATCTTGAACATCGTGAAAGACCTTCAACTATATATTAACCCTTTTGAcaagatatgtttcatttttatgCTAGTTGTTTTCAACGAGACTCATATGTACTGAGCATTTTGGACTAGACacatttttttttgttggatGATGGACCATACCTTGTTGCCTTGGTTGACCTTATCATtggacctttttcttttttattatcaaAACATCTAGACCCACCGAAAGTGTGTATCCATCAAAAGAACAATCGTTGAAATACTAGCCACTGGGTGTGCCATTAGGTCATTCTTCGGTCATTGAAAGTGTCATTAGTTCACATCACAGAAGTCATCAAAAGTGATTGTTTGTCTTGTCCTACTCATAGTTTCGTTGCCTCACATTATTGTCGGATTCtacattttcttttgaataaatgtCTATTGTACCCTTCAAACTTAAGTTACTCATTTTCATTGTACCTTAAGTTTAAGGGGATATTAGAATAAATTAGGTTAATTTTACTAGATTggattatttccttttgttaAGATATGTGTCTATTAAGATCTCAATAGATCTCTCATCTTTTCTATACATTCCAATTATTCTCAGAGAAACAAACAAGTAATAATTTTCATGATATAGTCTCTTATGATTTAACAAAAACTTAGGTGGGTTATATAAGTAAAattatgcctaaaacctctaaaatcatgtggtatggtatcacatgagttttgaattggCTCAATTTTTAGGGTGCTCGCTCATCTTGATAGGCCAGTAAGGGATGAATTGAATGACATGTAAGAAACAAACAAGCCCCATGGATGATttgatatgttttaatggtgggcatccctatCCCAACTATCCCATGTGGTGAaccccaccttagttttggattggTCTTAGACCACCGAGAAAGAATGAGAGTACATACATGATGGATAAATTGGATATCATGCACACACACCATGTGGGTTCCATACATTACGCTGAAGTTAATTAGTTTTAAACTACAAATCATCTAGAGGATCTATGCTTTTATTTCAACAAACGAGTACAATTAGAAGGTAGAATTTTTAACTAATTCGATTTTATATTTCAGTTACTCACAGAGATTTTGACAATTTAGTTAGTCTTCCTacacaaattttattttctttatataaaAGAGTCATGGGCGTCTATATGTTGTTAGCATAGCTGGTAGAGATAGTGTAGTATATGTAAGTGGTCAAggtgttttctttcttttattaagGGATTAGTATCAAAGAGAATTATGTATTGAATAAGCGACATAAAGTGTGGATAAAAGCAtcatttgataaaaaaaatttaaaaaaaaaaaaaaaaaaaaggcaagggAATCCTGCTATTGAGGCAGTGATATTTAAATGTCTCCTAAAAGACGAGTTCTCTTCCTTACATATACTTTGCATGCATAAGTATGTACTTATGTATATACCGTGGATGAAGCTTAGTTCTATTAGGGTTTTAGACATTCACTCTttatggatgtgtggtttatacATGGAGTGCAAGTAAAGAGAGGGTATTATTCTTTTAGAGTATTCCTTGGTACGAGAGTTCATGTACAAAGCAAGAGTGGGAGAGAGGTGAGCTTTATATTTCTGTTCTCTCTTGTTTAATGAAGAAGAAAGCTCTATATTGCTACCCAATGGATATAAGTATATTGTCAAAGCACATAAATTTGTATGCCTCTTGTCTCTTATTTTCCTTTACCTTCTAGGTTTTATTTTTGCTCGTTTTCTTTTATTGTCTCACTTAGCCTCATCAATCAGTTCCGGTGTTTTTATCCAATAATTGGAATCAGTGGCAAATGTTAAGAAGCCTTTCAACATAATATCAATGTTGGTGTTTATATTTAATTACGTTTCAAATAGCTAGATCGAATTCTACCGTATTTCAGTTGCTAAAGTTTGACAAATACAATACGTGTTGTGCAAACTAAAGATAAACATGGTGTTGGTGAATGAAGGTTGTGCAATTGcaagataaggaaaaaaaaagctTGCAAAGATAAAATATTAGGTATTTGAAGAGAAAATTTTAATTAGCGATGGCATATCCTCTTCTTGCACTAGATGATTCATTTTTGTTCAATGCGTCTAATCAAAGCAATACAAAAGGTTtgtaagaaaaattttgaaacatgtaTAAAAGGaaattaatataaaaaagatCTTCTAACAAAACCTATACAACTTGAAGATAAATGATTCAATTTGCAAGAACACTTGAGTGGGTTTAATACCCTGGTTAGCAAATTGGCGTTGGTTGATGtaaagattaataataataaaaaggtcACACTTTTACTTTATTTGATGTCAATTTATGGGATAATTTGATTATAAATCTCAACATCGGTCTAAATCTCAATAAGAAGTTAATCGTGTCAACATTACTTACCGAAGAGTCTAATAGAAAAACATAAGAGAAATCTTTTGGTGATTCCATAACGATCAGGGGAGAGATCTAATAAGAAAGGTACTGGTGAGAGAACATACAAGATTTTAGTTGAAAATGTCATAAAACAAGAAGTGTTagaatgatgcaggacatgaaaattaactatgatatgcaagatctcaggccttagatcaaactaatttagaaacattcaCACAAAATTTCCACATcctacacaaaagttcaaacattcaagtaaggggaatctatgcgggtccaggcctacacatgttagggctggatcaatagaaattataaaccaaacgatactcaaggGGAGGTAAAACCcttccacacatgcatagtaatcagtccttaatccaagagattcaccactttcaattcagagaaccctagaattagaaaagggccaaacaaattgaaaataatgcaatatagggttagggttatggaaaagaAGTACGAGAGGGATAAAAGGGACAGAAATTCTGAACCTGGCGACAATCCATGAGCACAGACATCAGGCCAGACCTGACGCATGTGCACAAGGGCCTGGCCGCACATGCGAGGGGCCCCCGAATCCATAAATTGCCTCCTTGGCTCTGGTTGGCCAGGGGAAGGCTTCAAATCCTCTGAATTTCGGGTCGATCCGATGTGTGGTCTGTGCATGGTGCTCtaccgaagtttcagctctctTGTAGGGCTAAAATTTGGAATTCTGTTGTAAAGAGGAAAACTACTCCAATAAAGAACAGATTTGAATTGTAGATGATTGTACCAGATGGAagtatggatggtagaagatggaggCGAAtcgagatagatgtggcttcgcaccacagtagttagccctttaaagaagggagggcttcgcacctaatTAGATTTTCACAACTAaagaactcagaggagtagaaaaatacagaaattttttattaatctttaatatgaaaaagaactacaaggtgtgcttatttataagaaaaccctataccccaaaactcatgcCATGTgtgtaacctattacttggcgatgaagtaataaaaaataataactaatcaaaataatttaaaccgtccataatattctaaataaaaataatgagcaaaaactaaaatatgagattaattgaactagtgggccacgatcataagaACCCATGATGAGCttccctccctagacgtcgtcatcgagccagattgaCAGTGGGGCCCTCATTGCGTACGTGTGTAGGGAGTGGCGTGCGTGTGCATAAGGTCTCCATTAACTCTCCCCGGCTACGAAGATTTCGCCATTGGCGAAATGAAACTCTCGAACGGCTCTagaatgtcaggatcaagtctctgaagctcctcctcagtgagccataTGCTGTCTGACACTGGGCGTGACTTCTATTTAACCAAGTACTTCTGAAACCTGCCGTCCGACattgatactatctgatggtccagaatatcctctattttctCTTTAGCTGTaggaaggttaggtatgggaggtagaggctgagaagaaaggtcgggaagaggccatggatcaagggacaaaTCTGGGGAATTAAGATGGGTGGCCGAAAGGCCGGACAAAGTGTCGTACCCCAGACTCGGAGACTGGACTCACAAGATTCCCGATCACTGATTCCGGCGCTAATAGCCtttgtagcaccccattctcggctcctggtgcCCTTTCACCGATTCCAATCCTGGGagcctacaagaaggatttctataacataagtctgattcataatgagcatacccaagatcataacatcataaccatagaaaataactacaagaacagtattacaaaatccataaaaaattaaaacttcTTACAATATATGGCTCAAAATAAAGAAAGATACAATGATAGGtgataaaactccaaaagataTAGCTCCTGCTCCAGCACCTGCTACTGtatagcatcacctgcacgcatcaatcgtgcaaaagcttatagaaagcttaaaaaatggtgtaagtgtgtgtaggacAGGCCCCAAAGgttcaatattagagtatgcagaCATGCTGATAAGACCATGAATATCATCAATACTATCAGcaataccaaggctatgctatatcaagcatgaatgctatcagtcatcacaaggctatgcaatgcaacatATGAGTACCAAGCGCCATACCAAAGCGATGCAAtaagaggcctacatagccaaatacTATATACAAAGTGCAATgcaatcatgccagtcctcatattaagtccacatatcaatacagttcctctcgaGGAAATCACtagggtcaaatacactacatgATGACTGTCGTCTCCCTAGCCGCGTAGACCAGTGAGCGtaagtgtgagacccgtatcttagcccataccatttcgtaggcttctgcagtcctcccgATAGAATTTTGGctacctgcgatctgttatcggcatttgcacgggatcctgagtcgtgtcctgtatatcagagtcagcttaactcaaaacttatatccttgcgactgcgccgtcgtcacggttccgatgccgcgtctcgtgcgctgaagcgatacctgggccagaagatgtggacccgcattcagttcgaggaaaacatcgcgcattgcaaatcctaagagaatatgtcccatcaaatgtcaagtacacacctcatcactcccatcactcacacccatcctcaagtaccatacccatccccaaaagttaactctccccatcacccatcactcactcacccatccctctcactcttacatcccat belongs to Magnolia sinica isolate HGM2019 unplaced genomic scaffold, MsV1 ctg351, whole genome shotgun sequence and includes:
- the LOC131236293 gene encoding uncharacterized protein LOC131236293, producing the protein MNFHSFNPMFHFISIRRKRHIPITTKYSTPRSLFLLFLFQQNPSSLRSFSNISTNNPTKTQATPSSFTLSYLINSCGLSPHSALSASQKMELKSAQNPDSVLKFFRNHGFTKTQVTNLIAKCPRLLLADPNKTLMPKFQYFHGLGIPSATLAKILSWDYSLWHRSLQNQIIPSINFIKACVRTNERVICCIQHSTHILRYDLQKVMEPNITMLRDQGVPESRIVRLITIQPRVLTQTAERLNEIVAMVKEMGFNPSTGNFILAIQVVSIMSRLKWEQKVAVYRSLGWSEDEFLSAFKVQPICMATSEKKIKRVMNFFVKEMDWKPSDLSRHPGILMSSLEKRIIPRCSVLQILMSKGLIKKDSIIRTALVLSDKAFLERFIIKYQEIIPKIITVYRGKMGFEGLDAMSEDAGPALKL